A part of Neovison vison isolate M4711 chromosome 6, ASM_NN_V1, whole genome shotgun sequence genomic DNA contains:
- the ACTL9 gene encoding actin-like protein 9: MEANQSSCRKPQPSPEASRPGVNPNSILAKKTPQQEPPSMVGDRLPPRTGAVVIDMGTGTCKMGFAGQARPTYTVTTVVGYQPKKPATSEQQVLETFIGEAARRRSELTLVQPVRNGIVVDWDAAELIWRHLLEHDLRVAPQDHPLLFSDPPFSPTTNREKLVEVAFESLCSPAMYVASQSVLSVYAHGRISALVVDTGHGVTCTVPVFQGYNLPHATERLDLAGTHLTAFLAEMLLSSGLTLGQQDLDTVENIKHRYCYVAPDFLKEQARPEQEYKQTLQLPDGRTVTLGKELFQCPELLFSPPEMPGLVPVGIPAMAKQSLHKVPLEVRADVAQNVLLCGGSSLFQGFEGRFRAELLRSQPPEAHVVVAAQPTRNFSVWIGGSILASLRAFQSCWVLREQYEEQGPHIVYRKCY; encoded by the coding sequence ATGGAAGCCAATCAGTCCAGCTGCAGAAAGCCCCAACCTTCCCCAGAGGCCTCCAGGCCTGGCGTGAACCCCAACTCAATCCTGGCGAAGAAGACCCCGCAGCAGGAGCCCCCCAGCATGGTGGGTGACAGGTTGCCCCCAAGGACCGGCGCGGTGGTCATTGACATGGGCACGGGCACCTGTAAGATGGGCTTCGCAGGGCAGGCCCGGCCCACCTACACCGTGACCACCGTCGTGGGCTACCAGCCCAAGAAGCCGGCCACCAGTGAGCAGCAGGTGCTGGAGACTTTTATCGGCGAGGCCGCCCGCAGGCGCTCAGAGCTGACCCTGGTGCAGCCGGTGCGGAACGGCATCGTGGTGGACTGGGACGCGGCCGAGCTCATCTGGCGCCACCTGCTGGAGCACGACCTCCGCGTGGCCCCCCAGGACCACCCGCTGCTGTTCTCCGACCCGCCCTTCAGCCCCACCACCAACCGGGAGAAGCTGGTGGAGGTGGCCTTCGAGTCGCTCTGCTCCCCTGCCATGTACGTGGCTTCCCAGTCGGTGCTGTCCGTCTATGCGCACGGGAGGATCAGCGCGCTGGTGGTGGACACCGGCCATGGGGTCACCTGCACGGTACCCGTCTTTCAGGGCTACAACCTGCCCCACGCCACCGAGCGCCTGGACCTGGCAGGCACGCACCTGACCGCCTTCCTGGCGGAGATGCTGCTCAGCTCGGGCTTGACGCTGGGCCAGCAGGACCTGGACACGGTGGAGAACATCAAACACCGCTACTGCTACGTGGCCCCCGACTTCCTCAAGGAGCAGGCCCGGCCGGAGCAGGAGTACAAGCAGACCCTGCAGCTGCCCGACGGGCGGACCGTCACGCTGGGCAAGGAGCTCTTCCAGTGCCCCGAGCTGCTATTCAGCCCCCCCGAGATGCCGGGACTGGTGCCCGTGGGTATCCCCGCCATGGCCAAACAGAGCCTTCACAAGGTGCCCCTGGAGGTGCGGGCCGACGTGGCCCAGAACGTGCTGCTCTGCGGGGGCTCCTCACTCTTCCAAGGGTTCGAGGGCCGCTTCCGGGCCGAGCTGCTGCGCAGTCAGCCCCCAGAGGCCCACGTGGTGGTGGCGGCGCAGCCCACCAGAAACTTCTCGGTGTGGATCGGGGGCTCCATCCTGGCCTCGCTGCGTGCCTTCCAGTCCTGTTGGGTCCTGCGGGAGCAGTACGAAGAGCAAGGGCCCCACATCGTGTACCGCAAATGCTACTGA
- the LOC122910796 gene encoding LOW QUALITY PROTEIN: olfactory receptor 2Z1 (The sequence of the model RefSeq protein was modified relative to this genomic sequence to represent the inferred CDS: inserted 1 base in 1 codon; deleted 1 base in 1 codon), producing the protein MGNVNQLVTSDFILVGLFSHSGSHQLLSSLVAATFTMGLLGNTILLFLIRLDSRLHTPMYFLLSQLSLFDIVFPLVTIPKMASHFLQGEGSISFGGYAAQIFFLTLMGMAEGILLAFMSYDHYVAVCHPLQYPVLMRRQVCLLMVGFSWLXNASIQTSVTLHFPYCAYCMVDHFCEVPALLKLSCEDTSAYELALSTSGVLILVLPLSLIAISYGHVLGAVMRMRSEEAWNKAFTICSLRITVEGLVYGAGVFMYMVPVAYHSPHQDNVVSLFYSLVTPTLNPLIYSLRNWEVPMALAKVLSRAGLRPK; encoded by the exons ATGGGGAATGTGAATCAATTGGTGACCTCTGACTTCATTCTGGTGGGCCTTTTCAGTCACTCAGGGTCACATCAGCTGCTCTCCTCTTTGGTGGCTGCCACGTTTACCATGGGCCTCCTGGGCAACACCATTCTGCTTTTCCTGATCCGCCTGGACTCCAGGctccacacacccatgtacttTCTGCTCAGCCAGCTCTCTCTGTTTGATATTGTCTTCCCCCTGGTCACCATCCCCAAGATGGCATCCCACTTCCTGCAGGGAGAAGGTTCCATCTCCTTTGGGGGTTACGCAGCTCAAATATTCTTCCTGACCCTGATGGGCATGGCTGAGGGCATCTTGTTGGCCTTCATGTCCTACGACCACTATGTTGCTGTGTGTCACCCTCTGCAGTATCCTGTGCTCATGAGGCGCCAGGTGTGTCTGCTCATGGTGGGCTTCTCCTGGC GCAACGCCTCCATCCAGACCTCCGTCACTCTGCACTTCCCCTACTGTGCCTACTGCATGGTGGATCACTTCTGCGAGGTGCCAGCCCTGTTGAAGCTCTCCTGCGAAGACACTTCTGCCTACGAATTGGCGCTGTCCACCTCGGGGGTGCTGATCCTTgtgcttcccctttccctcatAGCCATCTCCTACGGCCACGTGTTGGGGGCCGTTATGCGCATGCGCtcagaggaggcctggaacaaggCCTTCACCATCTGCTCCTTGCGCATCACAGTAGAGGGACTCGTCTATGGCGCAGGTGTGTTCATGTACATGGTGCCAGTTGCCTACCACAGCCCA CACCAGGACAACGTGGTGTCCCTATTCTACAGTCTGGTCACCCCCACGCTCAACCCTCTTATCTACAGTCTGAGGAACTGGGAGGTGCCAATGGCTTTGGCCAAAGTGCTCAGCAGAGCTGGGCTCAGGCCAAAGTGA